From one Rhodothermia bacterium genomic stretch:
- a CDS encoding aspartate carbamoyltransferase catalytic subunit: MIQPLTTLRHRHLLGLATFSREEIALILATAREFREVLRRQIPRVPALRGLTVVNLFFEPSTRTRISFELAEKRLSADTVSFASSGSSISKGETLKDTAQNIEAMKVDIAVIRHKSPGAAYFLTQCVDAVVLNAGDGAHEHPTQALLDLLTISDIAPQFEGLNVSIIGDISHSRVARSNIYGLTKMGANVTLCGPNTMMPYGLSQFGCRITHRLDEALEGCDVAMALRIQLERQDTSLYPSLREYHNQFGITMAHLLRYPDLRIMHPGPVNRGVELASEVVDHERAVILDQVTNGVATRMACLYLLAGGQNPATLVEMG; the protein is encoded by the coding sequence ATGATACAACCGCTTACCACACTCCGTCATCGGCATTTATTAGGCTTGGCAACCTTTAGCCGTGAGGAGATTGCTTTGATTTTGGCTACGGCGCGGGAATTTCGAGAGGTACTGCGGCGGCAAATCCCTCGTGTCCCAGCACTACGAGGACTAACGGTGGTTAATCTTTTTTTTGAGCCATCCACCCGTACCCGCATTTCATTTGAATTGGCCGAGAAGCGTTTGTCCGCAGATACCGTTAGTTTTGCTTCGTCTGGTTCTTCGATCTCAAAAGGCGAAACCCTGAAAGACACCGCCCAAAATATAGAAGCAATGAAAGTGGATATTGCCGTAATCCGCCACAAGTCCCCCGGTGCCGCCTATTTCCTGACGCAATGCGTAGATGCGGTTGTGTTAAATGCCGGAGATGGTGCGCATGAACATCCAACACAAGCGCTTTTGGACTTGCTGACCATTTCAGATATCGCTCCTCAGTTCGAGGGTTTAAATGTTTCCATTATTGGGGACATAAGCCACAGCCGTGTTGCCCGTTCCAATATTTATGGTCTTACGAAGATGGGTGCAAACGTTACCCTTTGTGGCCCCAACACCATGATGCCATACGGCCTTTCACAATTTGGATGCCGCATTACGCATCGGCTCGATGAGGCGTTAGAAGGCTGTGACGTGGCGATGGCGCTCCGAATCCAATTAGAACGACAAGACACCAGTTTGTATCCCAGTTTACGTGAATACCACAACCAATTTGGCATAACCATGGCACATTTGTTGCGCTATCCCGACTTGCGCATTATGCACCCAGGCCCTGTAAACCGAGGAGTCGAGTTGGCCAGTGAGGTGGTAGATCATGAACGCGCCGTGATTTTGGATCAGGTTACCAATGGTGTGGCCACGAGAATGGCTTGTTTGTACCTACTGGCCGGCGGACAAAACCCCGCTACACTTGTCGAGATGGGCTAA
- the pyrR gene encoding bifunctional pyr operon transcriptional regulator/uracil phosphoribosyltransferase PyrR: MQPQDYIKAQLMTSADLDRTLSRMAREVTEVFEPNALSSSKLALVGMQTRGVHLARRLHQKIREAEGSTLDFGILDATLYRDDVRRRLYQPLVRRTEILFDVNEAHIVLVDDVLFTGRTVRAALDALLDLGRPTTIRLLVLIDRGLRELPLQADIVGRFVPTTLGEEVRVKLQEQDQEDGVWLVDVPAHKRKGGNNPDFGQRLHKF; the protein is encoded by the coding sequence ATGCAGCCCCAAGACTATATTAAAGCCCAACTGATGACCTCGGCGGACTTAGACCGAACGCTATCGCGAATGGCCCGCGAGGTAACAGAAGTTTTTGAGCCGAATGCCTTGTCTTCCTCAAAACTTGCTTTGGTGGGAATGCAAACACGGGGCGTCCACTTGGCCCGTCGTCTGCACCAGAAAATCCGAGAAGCAGAAGGAAGTACACTGGATTTTGGCATTCTGGATGCAACCCTATACCGCGACGACGTTCGCCGGCGTCTCTACCAACCCCTTGTTCGCCGTACAGAGATCCTCTTTGATGTCAATGAGGCACACATCGTTTTGGTGGATGATGTTCTCTTTACCGGACGAACAGTACGGGCGGCCTTAGATGCTTTATTGGATTTAGGACGTCCTACGACCATCCGGCTTTTGGTATTGATAGACCGTGGTTTGCGCGAGTTGCCCCTTCAAGCAGACATCGTAGGGCGCTTTGTCCCAACCACGCTTGGCGAAGAGGTGCGGGTTAAATTACAAGAACAGGACCAAGAGGATGGTGTCTGGTTGGTGGATGTGCCTGCGCATAAACGCAAGGGTGGCAACAATCCCGATTTTGGTCAACGCCTTCATAAGTTTTGA